Proteins encoded by one window of Candidatus Tiamatella incendiivivens:
- a CDS encoding DEAD/DEAH box helicase: protein MKINGKPRKLLECLGIRELYPPQIEAVEKGLLEGKNLLVTTPTASGKTLVAALGIASQVNGGVSKAFYTVPLRSIAFEKKMFFEAVGRCLGYRVETIVGDLEVPEWKLKKADIVVSTYEKMDSIIRKNPDFLTEIGVGVIDELHYISDPKRGPIVELIVSALKYKAPQIQLIGLSATVSNAEEIADWINARLVKTNWRPVPLREGVYRDGFIYYANGKTEPVSQRTGNPTIDLVLQVSSKGGQSIVFVQSRRKAVSLAKKITSKHKHLNYDHKNSLEAAERIKKTSERTELSEILSSLVSKGVSFHHAGLSNQQRTAIEDAFRRQGINVIVATPTLAAGVNLPARYVVVDEYVRYEEGFRTPISVSEYKQLAGRAGRPGYDEVGTAVIVARPSDDPEELIDYYIKRQPEPLHSKLANKRVLRIILLASIASGLARRNKDIDKLVMNTLYAAQTQSRTIISFILKESIKDLAKWNMIVEERGIYQPTRLGLLTSLLYLDPMSSKFITEYLRKRPLKSVFGILHLVSMTEDAQLVRLQRRDIEALYKLIDERYSELIVAPEKFIDDEARYLQAVKTAALLEDWVNETPLKDIESKYNVGPGDVSSIVETSVWLVYSVSRIVALFPETQDLQGFAKRLEERLKYGVKEEVLELTRIRGVGRVRARLLYKYGYKTVADLKKAELEDLVKIPTIGYIVAREILEQLGVHVEGSEEKEKIERHGILSFT, encoded by the coding sequence TTGAAGATAAACGGTAAGCCGCGGAAGCTATTAGAATGCCTGGGAATACGAGAACTATATCCGCCTCAGATAGAGGCGGTTGAGAAAGGCCTGCTCGAGGGTAAGAACCTTCTAGTCACAACTCCTACGGCTAGCGGTAAAACTCTAGTGGCAGCACTAGGCATAGCCTCACAAGTCAATGGAGGAGTATCTAAAGCTTTCTACACTGTTCCCCTGAGAAGTATTGCCTTCGAGAAGAAGATGTTCTTCGAAGCGGTAGGCAGATGTCTTGGTTATAGAGTGGAGACCATCGTAGGAGACCTCGAAGTACCTGAATGGAAGCTCAAGAAAGCTGATATAGTCGTGTCCACCTATGAGAAGATGGATAGTATCATAAGGAAAAACCCGGACTTCCTAACGGAAATAGGCGTCGGCGTCATAGACGAACTCCACTATATATCAGACCCGAAGAGAGGGCCTATTGTAGAACTAATAGTATCAGCACTAAAGTATAAGGCGCCCCAGATACAGCTTATAGGATTATCTGCCACGGTCTCTAATGCAGAGGAAATAGCTGACTGGATCAATGCAAGGCTAGTAAAGACGAACTGGAGGCCAGTTCCCCTAAGAGAAGGAGTGTATAGGGACGGGTTCATATACTATGCTAACGGTAAAACCGAGCCAGTATCTCAGAGAACGGGGAATCCGACAATAGATCTCGTCTTGCAAGTATCAAGTAAAGGGGGCCAAAGCATAGTCTTCGTCCAGAGCCGCAGGAAAGCAGTAAGCCTAGCCAAGAAAATAACATCAAAACACAAGCATCTAAACTACGATCATAAAAACTCGTTAGAAGCTGCGGAGAGAATAAAGAAAACGTCTGAGAGAACAGAGCTAAGTGAGATACTATCCTCACTAGTATCCAAGGGAGTATCATTCCACCATGCAGGGCTCTCCAACCAGCAGAGAACCGCAATAGAGGATGCCTTCAGAAGGCAGGGAATAAACGTCATAGTGGCAACACCGACGCTTGCCGCCGGTGTAAATCTGCCTGCGAGATATGTAGTTGTAGATGAATACGTAAGGTATGAGGAAGGCTTCAGGACACCGATAAGCGTATCTGAGTACAAGCAATTAGCTGGTAGAGCAGGCCGCCCCGGATATGACGAAGTTGGTACAGCAGTTATCGTAGCCAGACCATCAGACGATCCTGAGGAGTTAATTGACTATTACATCAAAAGACAGCCTGAGCCTTTGCACAGTAAATTAGCGAATAAAAGGGTTCTCAGAATAATATTGTTAGCCTCAATAGCATCTGGGTTAGCTAGGAGGAACAAGGATATAGATAAGCTGGTAATGAACACTCTATACGCAGCCCAGACACAGAGTAGGACGATCATAAGCTTCATACTAAAAGAATCTATCAAAGATCTAGCCAAATGGAATATGATTGTAGAAGAGAGAGGTATTTACCAGCCAACCCGTCTAGGCCTCTTAACCAGTCTACTCTACCTTGATCCTATGTCTTCTAAATTCATAACGGAATACTTGAGGAAAAGGCCTCTCAAGAGTGTTTTCGGTATACTGCACCTGGTATCAATGACAGAAGACGCTCAGCTGGTTAGGCTGCAGAGAAGAGATATAGAAGCACTATACAAGCTTATAGATGAAAGGTATTCAGAGCTTATAGTGGCACCCGAGAAATTCATAGATGATGAAGCTAGGTATCTTCAGGCTGTGAAAACTGCTGCACTCCTTGAGGACTGGGTTAACGAAACTCCTCTCAAAGACATTGAGTCCAAATATAATGTCGGCCCTGGCGATGTCTCATCTATCGTTGAGACAAGTGTTTGGCTAGTATACTCGGTCTCCAGGATAGTGGCACTCTTCCCGGAGACCCAGGATTTACAAGGGTTTGCTAAGAGGCTGGAGGAAAGGCTTAAGTATGGTGTCAAAGAAGAGGTCCTCGAGCTGACTAGGATAAGGGGAGTAGGTAGAGTGAGAGCCAGATTGCTCTATAAATACGGGTATAAGACTGTTGCTGATCTAAAGAAGGCTGAATTGGAGGATTTAGTTAAGATACCTACAATAGGCTATATAGTAGCCCGCGAGATCCTCGAGCAACTAGGTGTCCATGTGGAGGGGTCAGAGGAGAAAGAGAAAATTGAAAGGCATGGGATACTTTCATTCACCTAG
- a CDS encoding fused MFS/spermidine synthase: MKDTGMYYWNWHVEWDTLDDGHLTKVFKVYYTGSTKHQRVEVMDLGVYGKSLILDGKIQSTLLDEKVYHEALVHPPMLLHPNPRRVLILGGGEGATAREALKYNTVERVVMVDIDNELIELAKKLLPEWHQGSFEDERLELLIEDARRYVFENASKEEFDVIIGDLVDPLEAGPAVKLYTREFYMKLKELLSSDGIFVTQSTSPTSTPRAMGIIKSTLESVFDRVEPYMTYMRGFDSMWGFNLTGMKYRLSSLDEETFNNRVKRIKGGLETLDFQSLLWMRSLPLFVRKNLDKYKGMVSTDEEPVFLEV, from the coding sequence TTGAAAGATACAGGGATGTATTACTGGAACTGGCATGTTGAATGGGATACCCTGGATGATGGCCATCTGACTAAGGTGTTCAAAGTGTACTATACCGGGTCAACGAAGCACCAGCGGGTTGAGGTTATGGATTTAGGAGTTTACGGTAAATCGCTTATCTTGGACGGTAAGATTCAGTCCACCCTTCTCGATGAGAAGGTTTACCATGAAGCTCTCGTCCACCCACCTATGCTGCTCCACCCGAACCCTAGAAGGGTTTTAATCCTGGGAGGCGGAGAGGGTGCTACTGCTAGAGAAGCTCTTAAATACAACACGGTTGAAAGAGTGGTTATGGTCGATATTGACAACGAGTTAATTGAGCTTGCTAAGAAACTACTCCCGGAGTGGCATCAGGGATCGTTTGAGGATGAGAGGCTTGAACTGTTAATCGAAGATGCTAGAAGATACGTGTTTGAGAACGCTAGTAAGGAAGAGTTCGACGTTATTATAGGTGATTTGGTTGACCCTCTCGAGGCCGGCCCTGCTGTTAAGCTTTATACTAGAGAGTTCTATATGAAGCTGAAGGAGCTTCTTTCTAGTGACGGTATATTCGTTACGCAGAGCACCAGCCCAACGTCGACTCCTCGCGCTATGGGGATAATAAAATCCACCCTAGAATCGGTGTTCGATCGGGTTGAACCATATATGACGTATATGAGGGGGTTTGACAGTATGTGGGGGTTCAATCTTACAGGCATGAAGTATAGACTGTCATCACTCGATGAGGAGACTTTTAATAATAGAGTGAAGAGAATTAAAGGTGGGCTTGAGACGCTTGATTTCCAGTCCCTACTATGGATGAGGAGTTTACCATTATTCGTTAGGAAAAATCTTGACAAGTATAAAGGTATGGTTTCAACCGACGAGGAGCCCGTATTCCTCGAAGTCTAG
- a CDS encoding 4Fe-4S dicluster domain-containing protein, which translates to MAGTNIVWIHHFWHTEDLEPIVYILATLAVIGILYGFYKHYKLWTYGGQKIPFNQLGKRTWNLVKYALLQYKVIMKPWAGTIHLLIYLGMAWLLIATLLRAVDLHVVNILTGDVYKTYKLLNNLAGLSVIVGSILAIIRRASGQDNLPQDKVYYVIHLSFLTIATTGLFLTGMNDAGYRIAEGASSPYFDPVGYLIGKWMLGVSTSTLILAYRITWVTHLTIVMATLATLPWTNLWHILAGSANVAYTRESMVDFVEIEDIEKKVDEGETFGIVKLADTSWKQRMDYDACTSCMRCTNACPAFNGGKPLSPRDLLITMRNLMLEGKWDDKVIGDDEGKIHPDTVWSCVTCGACIYQCPVLNNHVDTILNLRRGLVSEYSILESEEAEKAIPEDARNALYNMMQMGNPFGFNPADREDWINELAGKFGDDIIAQPDEEYDYLYWIGCVTSYDPRIRPVAESLIKILKKVGYKVGVITDEACCGEPARRMGDEFLFSETAKQNQEILGQYKFKKLLVSCPHGYHVFKNEYRKYGINLEVEHHSILLARLIKEGKIKPSKEVRIALTYHDPCYLGRWNGHFDEPRAVIKSIPGVELKEMPRNRENSFCCGGGGGQMFYEIKQGERLATIRAKEASETGAKVVAVACPYCNTMFRAEVDQFGMEVKDIAEILAESLEDAGGESGSQ; encoded by the coding sequence ATGGCTGGAACTAATATTGTATGGATACATCACTTCTGGCATACGGAGGATCTAGAGCCAATAGTATATATTTTGGCCACATTAGCAGTAATTGGAATCCTATACGGTTTCTATAAGCACTACAAGCTCTGGACTTACGGAGGCCAGAAAATACCGTTTAACCAGCTGGGTAAAAGGACTTGGAATCTCGTTAAATATGCTCTTTTACAGTATAAGGTGATAATGAAGCCTTGGGCTGGGACTATACATCTTCTCATATACCTAGGTATGGCATGGCTTCTGATAGCAACCTTGTTGAGAGCAGTAGACCTCCATGTGGTTAATATACTAACTGGAGATGTTTACAAAACCTATAAGCTACTCAACAACCTAGCAGGCCTATCAGTTATAGTGGGAAGCATTCTCGCTATAATAAGAAGGGCAAGCGGCCAAGACAACTTGCCGCAGGATAAAGTATACTATGTAATACACTTATCCTTCCTAACAATAGCGACGACAGGCCTCTTCTTAACAGGTATGAATGATGCTGGCTATAGAATTGCGGAGGGAGCTTCGAGCCCTTACTTTGACCCGGTAGGATACCTTATTGGGAAGTGGATGCTAGGCGTGAGTACATCGACACTAATTCTCGCGTATAGAATAACTTGGGTTACACATCTAACTATCGTAATGGCTACTTTAGCAACGCTTCCCTGGACTAATCTATGGCATATACTCGCTGGAAGTGCAAACGTTGCCTATACTAGGGAGAGTATGGTTGATTTCGTGGAGATCGAGGATATAGAGAAGAAAGTTGATGAAGGAGAAACGTTTGGAATAGTCAAGCTGGCGGATACAAGCTGGAAGCAGAGAATGGATTATGACGCTTGTACAAGCTGTATGAGATGTACTAACGCCTGTCCAGCTTTTAACGGTGGTAAACCGCTCTCGCCGAGGGACTTGTTAATCACTATGAGAAACCTTATGCTAGAAGGTAAGTGGGATGACAAAGTAATCGGGGATGATGAAGGTAAAATACATCCAGATACCGTATGGAGTTGTGTTACATGTGGTGCGTGTATCTATCAGTGCCCCGTATTGAACAACCATGTTGATACGATCCTTAACCTCAGGAGAGGACTAGTCAGTGAGTATAGCATACTGGAAAGCGAGGAGGCCGAGAAGGCTATACCTGAGGATGCTAGGAACGCCCTCTACAATATGATGCAAATGGGTAATCCCTTCGGATTTAACCCTGCTGACAGGGAGGACTGGATTAACGAGCTAGCAGGGAAATTTGGAGATGATATTATAGCACAGCCGGATGAAGAATATGACTACCTATACTGGATAGGATGTGTGACGAGCTATGATCCTAGGATCAGGCCTGTAGCTGAGAGCTTGATAAAGATCCTGAAGAAAGTGGGGTATAAGGTTGGTGTCATAACGGATGAGGCATGCTGCGGGGAGCCGGCGAGGAGAATGGGGGACGAATTCCTTTTCAGCGAAACAGCTAAACAGAACCAGGAGATACTAGGTCAATACAAATTCAAGAAACTACTGGTCTCATGCCCACATGGATACCACGTATTCAAGAATGAATACAGGAAATACGGTATAAACCTAGAAGTTGAGCATCACTCAATACTACTTGCCCGCCTAATAAAGGAAGGGAAGATCAAGCCAAGCAAAGAAGTTAGAATAGCATTAACATATCACGATCCCTGCTATCTTGGAAGATGGAACGGCCACTTCGACGAACCTAGAGCGGTGATAAAGAGCATACCAGGCGTAGAGCTGAAGGAAATGCCTAGAAACCGTGAAAACAGCTTCTGCTGCGGTGGCGGAGGAGGTCAGATGTTTTACGAGATCAAACAAGGAGAGAGGCTGGCTACTATAAGAGCAAAGGAGGCGAGTGAGACCGGTGCTAAGGTAGTGGCTGTAGCTTGCCCATACTGTAATACAATGTTCAGAGCGGAAGTAGATCAGTTCGGCATGGAGGTCAAGGACATAGCTGAAATACTGGCAGAATCACTTGAGGATGCTGGGGGAGAATCCGGCAGCCAATAA
- a CDS encoding agmatinase family protein has protein sequence MDDLLVKPGTHLMRDLGDKRVSNKLDSLENSNIVLVGVPWDWNVTGRPGSRFSPQTVRKYLYSLTTFHPILGDFDCEIYDAGDIRIASGDWSTSRERITSVMKKLFTYNDKTMVIIGGDHSITGAVLRGLLESGKVGLLFFDAHYDMRKLEEGYSSGTWLRELYGKYGSNNLKTALVGVLEYSNPPYLAELAVKYGVKTTSLNDILRDGMKPAFKAVDWLADEKLDYYYISVDMDHLDQAYAPGVNAPSPIGMNPRETLAILEYAVKKLNPRGIDFTEVSPLVDLNDITSRLTASLVMHAMHFICRGSIG, from the coding sequence TTGGATGATCTCCTAGTTAAGCCTGGAACACACCTTATGAGAGACCTGGGAGACAAAAGGGTATCGAACAAGCTGGATTCACTAGAGAATTCTAATATAGTATTGGTTGGAGTTCCTTGGGACTGGAATGTAACTGGGAGACCTGGATCAAGGTTCTCCCCTCAAACCGTAAGGAAATACTTGTACTCGCTAACAACGTTCCACCCCATATTAGGAGACTTCGACTGTGAAATATATGACGCTGGGGATATTCGCATAGCTTCTGGGGATTGGAGTACTAGTAGGGAAAGAATAACTAGTGTAATGAAGAAACTATTCACATACAATGATAAAACTATGGTTATCATAGGTGGGGATCATAGTATAACAGGAGCAGTACTACGCGGATTACTAGAATCAGGTAAAGTCGGTTTACTATTCTTCGACGCCCACTACGATATGAGAAAGCTAGAGGAAGGATACAGTAGTGGTACATGGCTCAGGGAATTATACGGGAAGTATGGCTCGAATAACTTGAAAACAGCCCTAGTAGGTGTCCTAGAATACAGTAATCCACCCTACCTTGCCGAGCTAGCTGTTAAATACGGTGTGAAAACAACCAGTCTCAATGATATCCTTCGAGACGGGATGAAGCCGGCATTCAAAGCAGTCGACTGGTTAGCCGATGAAAAACTAGACTACTATTATATAAGCGTAGATATGGATCATCTGGATCAGGCATACGCTCCCGGGGTTAATGCACCGTCACCTATAGGAATGAACCCCAGGGAAACGCTAGCCATCCTCGAATATGCTGTTAAGAAATTGAATCCGAGAGGAATAGACTTCACTGAAGTATCCCCTCTTGTCGACTTAAACGATATAACTAGCAGGTTGACTGCTAGTTTAGTAATGCATGCTATGCATTTCATCTGCAGAGGTAGTATAGGTTGA
- the hutI gene encoding imidazolonepropionase produces the protein MKEKVDLVIYNVGELVTFNNTVPGDVSEENAGILRDASIAVKNGVIWDVGDTDELLGKYVGELVDAQGNLVTPGLIDTHTHMVFAGSREDEFEYKIMGLSYEEILGKGGGIYRTVNATHQATVDELVLRGLEILGEMIQHGSTVVEIKGGYGLDLDGEIKIMEAANIISTKTPAGIIPTMQAHVIPCEYKNDRKAYIDYYVNKMLVEASERKLAVYSDVFCDKGAFTPSETKYILEESLKLGFKLRIHADQLAYIGCSKIAGDLPVDAMDHLDYMPPENARILAHKGVAAGLTPTSELAMFSTGHPPVEELRKLKVPIALGTDYNPNNMTPNIQLVMDLATYKYRLTPLEALAGATVNAAYSLRIHDSRGRIRKGYRADIVIWRIPSHRWIGYLWGVNKVEKVYVSGKEVWRRNY, from the coding sequence TTGAAGGAGAAGGTAGACCTTGTCATATATAACGTAGGGGAACTAGTAACATTCAATAATACCGTTCCTGGAGATGTATCTGAGGAGAATGCTGGGATACTAAGGGACGCGTCTATAGCGGTGAAAAACGGGGTAATATGGGATGTGGGTGATACTGATGAGCTGCTTGGAAAATACGTGGGAGAACTAGTAGATGCTCAAGGCAACCTTGTTACTCCAGGGTTAATAGATACACATACCCACATGGTTTTCGCTGGAAGCCGGGAGGACGAATTTGAGTATAAAATAATGGGTTTGAGCTATGAGGAAATCCTAGGAAAGGGAGGCGGTATTTATAGGACTGTTAACGCTACCCACCAAGCCACAGTAGACGAGCTTGTCTTGAGGGGGCTAGAGATTCTAGGTGAAATGATTCAGCATGGATCAACAGTAGTTGAGATCAAGGGAGGATACGGTCTTGACTTGGATGGGGAAATTAAAATAATGGAAGCTGCTAATATAATTTCCACAAAAACTCCTGCGGGAATAATTCCGACAATGCAAGCCCATGTAATTCCATGTGAATATAAGAATGACCGGAAAGCATACATAGATTACTATGTAAACAAAATGCTAGTAGAGGCGTCGGAAAGAAAACTGGCTGTGTACTCTGACGTCTTCTGCGACAAAGGAGCATTCACACCCAGTGAAACCAAGTATATACTAGAGGAGAGCCTCAAACTAGGATTCAAACTAAGGATCCATGCAGACCAGCTCGCATATATAGGCTGTAGCAAGATAGCAGGGGATCTTCCCGTAGATGCCATGGATCACTTAGACTATATGCCACCAGAGAATGCTAGGATATTAGCTCATAAGGGTGTTGCAGCCGGATTGACCCCTACGTCTGAACTAGCTATGTTCTCAACGGGGCATCCGCCGGTTGAGGAGTTAAGGAAATTGAAAGTCCCTATCGCGTTGGGAACGGATTATAACCCTAATAACATGACACCTAACATCCAACTGGTAATGGATTTAGCGACATACAAGTACAGATTAACTCCCTTAGAAGCCCTAGCCGGTGCTACGGTAAATGCTGCATACAGTCTGAGGATCCATGATTCCAGAGGCAGGATTAGGAAAGGATATAGAGCAGATATCGTGATCTGGAGGATTCCAAGTCACAGGTGGATAGGGTATCTGTGGGGAGTGAATAAGGTTGAAAAAGTCTATGTATCTGGAAAAGAGGTATGGAGGAGGAATTATTGA